One region of Lathamus discolor isolate bLatDis1 chromosome 2, bLatDis1.hap1, whole genome shotgun sequence genomic DNA includes:
- the TGFBR1 gene encoding TGF-beta receptor type-1, producing MAVAATRRLWALLCLVVSAPLFPGAAALRCYCHLCTKDNFTCVTDGLCFTSVTRTADKVIHNSMCIAEIDLIPRDRPFVCAHSSGDGVFTFPHCCDRDYCNKIELPIPTPGPTPGKPASNLGPVELAAVIAGPVCFVCISLILILYLCHNRTVIHHRVPSEEDPSLDRPFISEGTTLKDLIYDMTTSGSGSGLPLLVQRTIARTIVLQESIGKGRFGEVWRGKWRGEEVAVKIFSSREERSWFREAEIYQTVMLRHENILGFIAADNKDNGTWTQLWLVSDYHEHGSLFDYLNRYTVTVEGMIKLALSTASGLAHLHMEIVGTQGKPAIAHRDLKSKNILVKKNGTCCIADLGLAVRHDSATDTIDIAPNHRVGTKRYMAPEVLDDSINMKHFESFKRADIYAMGLVFWEIARRCSIGGIHEDYQLPYYDLVPSDPSVEEMRKVVCEQKLRPNIPNRWQSCEALRVMAKIMRECWYANGAARLTALRIKKTLSQLSQQEGIKM from the exons CATTACGGTGTTACTGCCATCTATGCACAAAAGACAACTTTACATGTGTGACAGATGGGCTGTGTTTTACCTCAGTAACACGAACTGCAGACAAAGTAATACACAATAGTATGTGTATAGCAGAGATTGATCTGATTCCCCGAGACAGACCATTTGTTTGTGCCCACTCCTCCGGAGATGGAGTCTTTACTTTCCCTCATTGCTGTGACAGAGACTACTGCAATAAAATAGAACTTCCAATTCCAACACCAG GCCCTACTCCAGGAAAACCAGCTTCTAATCTAGGACCCGTGGAACTGGCTGCTGTCATTGCTGGACCTGTGTGCTTTGTCTGCATTTCACTAATATTGATTCTGTATCTTTGTCATAATCGTACTGTAATTCATCATCGTGTGCCAAGTGAAGAAGATCCCTCGTTGGATCGTCCCTTTATATCAGAAGGAACTACTTTAAAGGATTTGATATATGATATGACGACTTCAGGCTCTGGATCAG GTTTACCTTTACTTGTGCAAAGAACAATTGCAAGAACTATAGTACTTCAAGAAAGCATTGGTAAGGGTCGCTTTGGAGAAGTCTGGCGAGGGAAGTGGAGAGGAGAAGAAGTTGCTGTGAAGATCTTCTCTTCAAGAGAGGAGCGCTCATGGTTTCGTGAAGCAGAAATTTATCAAACAGTTATGCTAAGGCATGAAAACATTCTTGGATTTATAGCTGCAGACAACAAAG ACAATGGTACATGGACTCAGCTGTGGTTGGTGTCTGACTATCATGAGCATGGATCACTCTTTGATTACCTGAACAGGTATACAGTAACAGTGGAAGGAATGATAAAATTAGCTTTGTCCACTGCTAGTGGTCTTGCTCATCTTCACATGGAAATTGTTGGCACACAAG GCAAACCAGCGATTGCTCATAGAGATTTGAAATCAAAAAATATATTGGTAAAAAAGAATGGAACATGCTGCATTGCAGACCTAGGATTGGCAGTTAGGCACGATTCAGCTACAGACACAATTGATATTGCCCCAAACCACAGAGTGGGAACAAAAAG GTACATGGCTCCAGAAGTTCTAGATGATTCCataaatatgaaacattttgaGTCATTCAAAAGAGCAGACATCTATGCCATGGGATTAGTGTTTTGGGAAATAGCTCGGCGATGTTCAATTGGTG GAATCCACGAAGATTACCAGTTGCCGTACTATGACCTTGTTCCTTCAGACCCTTCTGTTGAAGAAATGAGGAAAGTTGTGTGTGAGCAGAAGTTAAGGCCCAATATTCCAAACAGATGGCAGAGCTGTGAG GCGTTACGAGTAATGGCAAAAATTATGCGGGAATGCTGGTATGCCAATGGAGCTGCTAGGCTAACAGCTTTGCGCATTAAGAAAACGTTATCACAACTTAGTCAACAGGAGGGGATAAAGATGTAA